The Enterobacter kobei genome has a segment encoding these proteins:
- the ldcA gene encoding muramoyltetrapeptide carboxypeptidase — protein sequence MSQFHLIAPSGYCINQDAAQRGVQRLLESGHQVENQTIIPRRQQRFAGTEAQRLNDINSLVSLKGKDRIVLAVRGGYGASRLLESIDWQGLAQRQQQDPLLICGHSDFTVIQLGLLALHNVITFSGPMLAGNFGAPELDAFTMEHFWRALRNPAYSVEWQGNGPHWECEGQLWGGNLAMLVSLIGTPWMPDIEDGILVLEDINEHPFRVERMLLQLYHAGILARQSAIVLGSFSGAAPNDYDAGYSLETMVDFIRSRLDIPVITGLDFGHEQQTVTLALGAHAGLKHDDGGSQLTISGHPVIKG from the coding sequence ATGTCTCAGTTTCATCTCATCGCGCCGTCGGGCTACTGCATTAACCAGGACGCGGCACAGCGGGGCGTTCAGCGCTTACTGGAATCTGGCCATCAGGTAGAAAATCAGACAATTATCCCCCGCCGCCAGCAGCGTTTTGCCGGAACGGAAGCGCAGAGGCTGAATGATATCAATAGCCTGGTGAGTCTGAAGGGTAAGGATCGCATCGTCCTTGCCGTGCGCGGCGGCTACGGGGCGAGCAGGCTGCTGGAGAGCATTGACTGGCAGGGTCTGGCGCAGCGCCAGCAGCAGGATCCGCTGCTGATTTGCGGCCACAGCGATTTCACCGTCATCCAGCTAGGTCTTCTGGCCCTGCATAATGTCATCACGTTTAGCGGCCCAATGCTGGCCGGTAACTTCGGCGCGCCAGAGCTGGATGCGTTTACCATGGAACACTTCTGGCGCGCGCTGCGTAATCCTGCCTACAGCGTGGAGTGGCAAGGCAACGGACCGCACTGGGAGTGTGAAGGCCAGCTCTGGGGCGGAAACCTGGCGATGCTGGTCTCGCTCATCGGCACGCCGTGGATGCCGGACATCGAGGACGGCATTCTGGTGCTGGAAGATATCAACGAACATCCGTTCCGCGTCGAGCGCATGCTATTGCAGCTTTATCATGCCGGTATTCTTGCGCGTCAGTCCGCGATTGTGCTGGGCAGCTTTAGCGGCGCTGCCCCCAATGACTATGACGCGGGCTACTCGCTGGAAACGATGGTCGATTTCATTCGCTCCCGGCTGGACATTCCCGTCATCACCGGGCTGGATTTCGGCCATGAGCAGCAAACCGTCACTCTTGCGCTGGGGGCGCACGCCGGGCTGAAGCATGATGATGGCGGAAGCCAGCTCACCATCAGCGGCCATCCGGTCATAAAGGGGTAA
- a CDS encoding SpoVR family protein, which yields MATIDSLNKDNTRLSDGPDWTFELLDVYLAEIDRVAKLYRLDTYPHQIEVITSEQMMDAYSSVGMPINYPHWSFGKKFIETERLYKHGQQGLAYEIVINSNPCIAYLMEENTITMQALVMAHACYGHNSFFKNNYLFRSWTDASSIVDYLIFARKYITDCEERYGVDEVEKLLDSCHALMNYGVDRYKRPQKISLQEEKARQKSREEYLQSQVNMLWRTLPKREEEKAVAETRRYPSEPQENLLYFMEKNAPLLEPWQREILRIVRKVSQYFYPQKQTQVMNEGWATFWHYTILNHLYDEGRVTERFMMEFLHSHTNVVFQPPYNSPWYSGINPYALGFAMFQDIKRICQSPTEEDKYWFPDIAGSDWLETLHFAMRDFKDESFISQFMSPKIMRDFRFFTVLDDDRNNYLEISAIHNEEGYREIRSRLSSQYNLSNLEPNIQVWNVDLRGDRSLTLRYIPHNRAPLDKGRKEVLKHVHRLWGFDVQLEQQNEDGSVELLERCPARLNTL from the coding sequence ATGGCTACTATTGATTCCCTGAACAAGGACAACACACGTCTGAGCGATGGACCCGACTGGACCTTCGAGCTGCTGGATGTCTACCTCGCCGAAATCGACCGGGTGGCAAAACTGTATCGCCTGGATACCTATCCCCATCAAATTGAGGTGATTACCTCTGAACAGATGATGGACGCTTACTCCAGCGTCGGGATGCCGATCAACTATCCGCACTGGTCGTTTGGTAAAAAATTCATTGAAACGGAGCGCCTGTATAAACACGGTCAGCAGGGGCTGGCGTATGAGATTGTGATTAACTCCAATCCGTGTATTGCGTATTTAATGGAAGAGAACACCATTACCATGCAGGCGCTGGTGATGGCCCACGCCTGTTACGGCCATAACTCGTTTTTCAAAAATAACTATCTCTTCCGCAGCTGGACGGATGCCAGCTCCATCGTTGATTACCTGATCTTCGCGCGTAAATACATCACCGACTGCGAAGAGCGTTATGGCGTGGATGAGGTGGAGAAACTGCTCGACTCCTGCCACGCCCTGATGAACTACGGCGTGGACCGCTACAAACGCCCGCAGAAAATCTCCCTGCAGGAGGAGAAAGCCCGACAGAAAAGCCGCGAAGAGTATCTGCAAAGCCAGGTGAACATGCTGTGGCGCACCCTGCCGAAGCGTGAGGAAGAGAAAGCCGTCGCCGAGACGCGTCGTTATCCCTCCGAGCCGCAGGAAAACCTGCTCTACTTTATGGAGAAAAACGCCCCGCTGCTGGAGCCGTGGCAGCGTGAGATCCTGCGCATCGTGCGCAAGGTCAGCCAGTATTTCTATCCGCAGAAACAGACGCAGGTGATGAACGAAGGCTGGGCGACATTCTGGCACTACACCATCCTCAACCATCTGTATGACGAGGGGAGAGTGACCGAGCGGTTCATGATGGAGTTTCTCCACAGCCATACCAACGTCGTGTTTCAGCCGCCTTATAACAGCCCGTGGTACAGCGGGATTAACCCGTATGCGCTTGGCTTTGCGATGTTTCAAGATATTAAGCGTATCTGTCAGTCGCCAACGGAAGAAGACAAGTACTGGTTCCCGGATATCGCCGGTTCAGACTGGCTTGAAACGCTGCATTTTGCGATGCGCGATTTTAAGGACGAGAGCTTTATCAGCCAGTTTATGTCGCCGAAGATCATGCGTGATTTCCGCTTCTTCACCGTGCTGGACGATGATCGTAACAACTACCTGGAGATTTCTGCGATTCATAACGAAGAGGGGTACCGCGAGATCCGCTCACGGCTCTCTTCTCAGTACAACCTGAGCAATCTTGAGCCCAATATTCAGGTCTGGAACGTCGATTTACGCGGTGACCGTTCTCTGACGCTGCGTTATATCCCGCACAACCGCGCGCCGCTGGATAAAGGACGTAAAGAGGTGCTGAAGCATGTTCACCGCCTGTGGGGCTTTGACGTGCAGCTGGAACAGCAGAATGAGGACGGCAGCGTAGAACTGCTGGAACGTTGCCCGGCGCGGTTGAATACGTTGTAA
- the fadR gene encoding fatty acid metabolism transcriptional regulator FadR gives MVIKAQSPAGFAEEYIIESIWNNRFPAGSILPAERELSELIGVTRTTLREVLQRLARDGWLTIQHGKPTKVNNFWETSGLNILETLARLDHESVPQLIDNLLSVRTNIATIFIRTAFRQHPEDALAVLASANEVEDHADAFATLDYNVFRGLAFASGNPIYGLILNGMKGLYTRIGRHYFANPEARSLALGFYHKLSKLCTEGLHDQVYETVRRYGHDSGEIWHRMQKTLPGDLAIQSR, from the coding sequence ATGGTCATTAAGGCGCAGAGCCCGGCGGGTTTCGCGGAAGAGTACATCATTGAAAGCATCTGGAATAATCGCTTCCCTGCAGGGTCCATTCTTCCGGCTGAACGCGAACTCTCTGAACTGATTGGCGTCACTCGCACCACGCTGCGTGAAGTGCTTCAGCGACTGGCGCGTGATGGATGGTTGACGATCCAGCACGGCAAGCCAACAAAAGTAAACAACTTCTGGGAAACCTCGGGGCTGAACATTCTTGAAACGCTGGCGCGCCTCGACCACGAAAGCGTACCGCAGCTCATTGATAATCTGCTCTCAGTGCGTACCAACATCGCGACGATCTTTATTCGTACCGCTTTCCGTCAGCACCCGGAAGATGCGCTTGCAGTGCTGGCCAGCGCAAACGAGGTCGAAGATCATGCCGATGCCTTTGCCACCCTCGATTACAACGTCTTCCGCGGTCTGGCGTTTGCCTCCGGCAACCCGATTTACGGTCTTATCCTCAACGGGATGAAAGGGCTCTATACCCGCATTGGTCGTCACTACTTTGCCAATCCCGAAGCGCGCAGTCTGGCACTGGGTTTCTACCATAAGCTCAGCAAGCTCTGCACTGAAGGGCTGCACGATCAGGTTTATGAAACCGTGCGTCGCTACGGTCATGATTCCGGTGAAATCTGGCATCGCATGCAAAAAACGCTGCCGGGCGATTTAGCGATTCAGAGTCGCTGA
- a CDS encoding GlsB/YeaQ/YmgE family stress response membrane protein, which yields MGIIAWIIFGLIAGAIAKLIMPGNDGGGFILTCVLGVVGAVVGGWLATMFGFGGNISGFDMHSFLVAVVGAIVVLGIFRLLRRA from the coding sequence ATGGGTATCATCGCCTGGATTATCTTTGGTCTTATCGCTGGCGCTATCGCTAAACTCATCATGCCGGGAAACGATGGCGGCGGCTTCATTTTGACCTGTGTTCTCGGGGTTGTTGGTGCGGTTGTGGGCGGCTGGCTGGCGACGATGTTTGGCTTTGGAGGCAACATCAGTGGTTTTGACATGCACAGTTTCCTCGTTGCTGTCGTCGGCGCCATTGTTGTGCTGGGCATATTCAGGTTACTGCGACGAGCCTAA
- a CDS encoding TonB-dependent siderophore receptor: MNSSRFTLCALAGAVTLALQVQAFAEESTIVVTGSEQGSALPAWTNSATKSAVAESKTPQVINTLSAQEIEKRHANSVNEILRYAPGVSTEVRGNTSYMSEYKIRGFTVDQEFYNGLQLPYNVTGNTKARIDPLLIDSVDILKGPSSVLYGGGSPGGLVNIQSKKPQREARTEVGLNTGNRNLKEGYLDSTGQIADSDWNYRLLGKATENDDQPHTTRYENYLVAPSVTWQPDSKTRLTLDALAQNSPSLTPSNPLPLSYLRSKYADRRDYAGDEWSGFKQRQWMLGYSFEHEFDSGWGFNQKARYFDVDTHQRSVYATGTGSEVYQLNRFAYTTDEDLKSFNIDNQVTKTVALGEWQHHLLAGFDYQKMNSHFHYRYASATPGMDMRDPDYAQISEGALGLYTAQKNRLSYQQNGYYLQDQVEFGGLNLLGSLRYDDYRSVTTDYLKNGDKAWVSQDRVTKRLGALYAFDNGVSPFISYSEGFAPVSPQGTLTAKDVKPTTSKQVEGGVKYLLAEYATTFTASVFNIRQKNVVTSDPGFLNYRQTGEVKSKGAELSAISRPTDNLTLIANYAYTHAINTEDDKYQGKRPTQVPENAFNLWGDYTFESTPLKGLMLGAGARYTGPMEISPANDAGKLGGTTQYDLAASYRMGEIMPSLAGLTLKASMQNITNKETLTCYDATNCWIGRDRTYQLGASYSF; encoded by the coding sequence ATGAACTCCTCACGTTTTACGTTATGCGCTCTGGCCGGTGCCGTCACGCTGGCATTGCAGGTCCAGGCTTTCGCCGAAGAATCTACCATCGTCGTCACGGGCTCAGAGCAGGGCAGCGCGCTGCCGGCCTGGACGAACAGCGCTACGAAATCGGCCGTTGCCGAAAGTAAAACGCCCCAGGTCATCAATACGCTTTCTGCCCAGGAAATTGAAAAGCGTCATGCGAACTCCGTGAATGAAATCCTGCGCTATGCCCCGGGCGTCTCAACCGAAGTGCGCGGTAATACCTCCTACATGAGCGAATACAAAATTCGTGGCTTTACCGTCGATCAGGAGTTCTATAACGGATTGCAGTTGCCCTATAACGTCACCGGCAATACCAAGGCTCGTATCGATCCGCTGTTGATTGACAGCGTCGATATCCTGAAAGGGCCTTCATCGGTGCTTTACGGCGGTGGTTCGCCGGGCGGGCTGGTGAATATTCAAAGTAAAAAACCGCAGCGGGAAGCGCGAACGGAGGTCGGTTTAAATACCGGTAACCGCAACCTGAAAGAGGGCTATCTCGACTCAACCGGGCAGATAGCCGACAGCGACTGGAATTACCGTCTGCTGGGCAAGGCGACGGAGAATGACGATCAGCCGCACACCACCCGGTATGAAAATTACCTGGTCGCCCCGTCCGTCACCTGGCAGCCCGACAGCAAAACCCGTCTCACGCTGGATGCGCTGGCGCAAAACTCCCCGAGCCTGACGCCGTCAAATCCGCTCCCGCTGTCTTATCTGCGCTCGAAATATGCCGATCGCCGTGATTACGCCGGAGATGAATGGAGTGGGTTTAAGCAGCGCCAGTGGATGCTGGGCTATAGCTTTGAACACGAGTTTGACAGCGGCTGGGGCTTTAACCAGAAAGCGCGCTATTTTGACGTCGATACCCACCAGCGCAGCGTCTATGCGACAGGAACGGGGAGTGAGGTTTATCAGCTCAACCGCTTTGCTTACACCACCGATGAAGATCTTAAGAGCTTCAACATCGACAACCAGGTGACGAAAACCGTTGCGCTGGGTGAATGGCAGCACCATCTGCTGGCCGGGTTTGACTATCAGAAGATGAACTCTCATTTCCACTATCGTTACGCGTCGGCCACGCCAGGCATGGACATGCGCGATCCTGACTATGCGCAAATCAGCGAAGGCGCACTGGGGCTCTACACCGCCCAGAAGAATCGCCTCAGCTATCAGCAGAACGGTTACTACCTGCAGGATCAGGTGGAATTCGGTGGCTTAAATCTGTTGGGTAGCCTGCGCTACGACGATTACCGCTCCGTCACCACCGATTACCTGAAAAACGGGGATAAAGCCTGGGTGTCGCAGGACCGCGTCACCAAACGTCTGGGCGCGCTTTACGCCTTCGATAACGGTGTTTCACCGTTTATCAGTTATTCCGAAGGTTTTGCGCCGGTGTCACCGCAGGGAACGCTCACGGCAAAAGACGTCAAACCGACCACCAGCAAGCAGGTGGAAGGCGGGGTAAAATATCTGCTGGCTGAATACGCCACCACCTTTACCGCCTCAGTGTTTAACATCCGGCAGAAAAACGTTGTCACCTCCGATCCGGGCTTCCTGAATTATCGTCAGACCGGGGAAGTGAAATCCAAAGGGGCAGAGCTCTCCGCCATCAGCCGTCCGACGGACAACCTGACGCTGATTGCCAACTATGCCTACACCCATGCGATCAATACCGAAGATGATAAATACCAGGGTAAACGTCCAACTCAGGTGCCGGAGAACGCTTTCAATCTGTGGGGGGACTACACTTTCGAGAGTACGCCGCTGAAAGGGCTGATGCTGGGGGCTGGGGCACGCTACACCGGTCCGATGGAAATTTCACCGGCTAACGATGCGGGTAAACTGGGCGGCACCACGCAGTACGATCTGGCGGCCTCGTACCGGATGGGCGAAATCATGCCTTCGCTGGCGGGACTGACGCTTAAGGCGAGTATGCAGAACATCACCAATAAAGAGACGCTGACCTGCTACGACGCAACCAACTGCTGGATTGGGCGTGACAGGACGTATCAGCTAGGGGCGAGCTACAGCTTCTGA
- the ycgR gene encoding flagellar brake protein YcgR, with protein MSHYSEQFLKQNPLAVLGVLRDLQKGEVPLRISWSNNQFISKILDVSQERLIVDLGSQEYENRAALRAEHIAVMAETHGAKVEFVLPRLELSEYQGLPAFVTPLPGNLWFVQRREYFRISAPLHPAYFCKAKMPDKKELRFRLFDLSLGGMGALLDSAKPDGLVEGMRFTQIELDMGGWGRFYFDAQLIAISERTVVDSKNETITTPRLSFRFLNVGPGAERELQRIIYSLEREARERANKVL; from the coding sequence GTGAGTCATTACAGTGAGCAGTTCCTCAAGCAAAATCCGCTGGCTGTATTAGGGGTATTACGCGACCTGCAAAAAGGCGAAGTGCCGTTGCGCATCAGCTGGTCAAATAATCAGTTTATCAGCAAGATCCTTGACGTTTCGCAGGAGCGACTGATTGTTGACCTGGGCAGCCAGGAGTATGAAAACCGCGCTGCGCTAAGAGCGGAACATATTGCGGTGATGGCCGAAACCCATGGAGCTAAAGTGGAGTTTGTCCTGCCGCGACTGGAACTGAGCGAATATCAGGGACTTCCCGCTTTTGTGACCCCTCTTCCGGGCAACCTCTGGTTTGTCCAGCGTCGTGAATACTTCCGCATCAGCGCCCCGCTTCATCCTGCCTATTTTTGTAAGGCCAAAATGCCGGACAAAAAAGAGCTTCGCTTCCGTCTCTTTGACCTGTCGCTGGGCGGAATGGGGGCGTTGCTGGATTCAGCGAAACCGGACGGACTGGTAGAAGGCATGCGTTTTACCCAAATTGAGCTCGATATGGGCGGCTGGGGTCGCTTTTATTTCGATGCACAGCTGATTGCCATCAGCGAGCGCACAGTGGTGGACAGCAAAAACGAAACGATTACCACGCCGCGTCTGAGCTTCCGTTTCCTGAACGTCGGGCCAGGCGCTGAGCGCGAGCTGCAGCGTATTATCTACTCGCTGGAGCGTGAAGCACGGGAACGTGCAAATAAAGTCCTGTGA
- a CDS encoding D-amino acid dehydrogenase: MRVVILGSGVVGVTSAWYLSQAGHEVTVIDRESGPALETSAANAGQISPGYAAPWAAPGVPLKAIKWMFQRHAPLAISLDGTPFQLKWMWQMLRNCDTRHYMENKGRMVRLAEYSRDCLKTLRASTGIEYEGRQGGTLQLFRTAQQYENATRDIAVLEDAGVPYQLLEASQLGQVEPALAEVAHKLTGGLRLPNDETGDCQLFTQRLAHMCEQAGVKFRFNTAVDKLLSEGEKIYGVKCGDEVIKADAYVMAFGSYSTAMLKGILDIPVYPLKGYSLTIPVKEESGAPVSTILDETYKIAITRFDNRIRVGGMAEIVGFNTDLLQPRRETLEMVVGDLFPRGGFVEQATFWTGLRPMTPDGTPIVGRTPFKNLWTNTGHGTLGWTMACGSGQLLSDLISGRTPAIPFDDLSAARYQSGFTPSRPQHLHGAHN; encoded by the coding sequence ATGCGTGTTGTCATACTGGGAAGTGGTGTCGTTGGCGTAACCAGCGCCTGGTATTTAAGTCAGGCAGGACATGAGGTTACCGTTATCGATCGTGAATCCGGCCCGGCGCTTGAAACCAGTGCGGCGAATGCCGGGCAAATCTCTCCGGGGTATGCGGCGCCGTGGGCAGCCCCTGGCGTACCGCTGAAGGCGATCAAATGGATGTTCCAGCGCCATGCGCCGCTGGCCATCAGCCTTGACGGCACGCCGTTCCAGCTGAAGTGGATGTGGCAGATGCTGCGCAACTGCGATACCCGCCACTACATGGAAAACAAAGGGCGCATGGTGCGCCTGGCGGAATACAGCCGTGACTGTCTTAAGACCCTGCGCGCGTCGACCGGCATTGAGTACGAAGGCCGTCAGGGCGGCACGCTGCAGCTGTTCCGCACCGCGCAACAGTATGAAAACGCCACCCGCGACATCGCCGTGCTGGAGGATGCCGGCGTACCTTACCAGCTGCTGGAGGCCAGCCAGCTGGGACAGGTTGAGCCTGCCCTGGCGGAAGTGGCGCATAAACTGACGGGCGGCCTGCGTCTTCCTAATGACGAAACCGGCGACTGTCAGCTCTTTACCCAGCGTCTGGCGCACATGTGCGAGCAGGCGGGGGTGAAATTCCGCTTTAACACCGCTGTCGACAAGCTGCTGTCGGAAGGGGAAAAAATTTACGGCGTGAAGTGTGGCGACGAGGTGATCAAAGCGGATGCCTACGTGATGGCGTTTGGCTCGTATTCCACCGCCATGCTGAAAGGCATTCTCGATATTCCTGTTTATCCGCTGAAGGGCTACTCGCTGACCATTCCGGTGAAAGAAGAGAGCGGCGCCCCGGTATCAACCATCCTGGATGAAACCTACAAAATCGCCATTACCCGCTTCGATAACCGCATCCGCGTGGGCGGCATGGCGGAAATTGTCGGCTTCAACACCGACCTCCTGCAGCCGCGTCGTGAAACGCTGGAGATGGTGGTGGGGGACCTGTTCCCGCGCGGGGGCTTTGTTGAGCAGGCGACATTCTGGACCGGTCTGCGTCCGATGACCCCGGACGGTACGCCGATTGTTGGCCGTACGCCGTTTAAAAATCTGTGGACCAATACCGGACACGGCACGCTGGGCTGGACGATGGCCTGCGGATCCGGTCAGCTGCTGAGCGACCTGATTTCCGGGCGCACGCCAGCCATTCCATTTGACGATTTAAGTGCGGCGCGCTATCAATCAGGGTTCACGCCATCGCGTCCACAGCATCTGCACGGCGCGCATAACTAA
- the emtA gene encoding membrane-bound lytic murein transglycosylase EmtA, with translation MKLRWFAFLIVLLAGCSSKHDYQNPPWNPEVPVKRAMQWMPISEQAGKAWGVSPRLITAIIAVESGGNPTLVSKSNAVGLMQLKASTAGREVYRYMGWSGQPSTSELKNPERNISMGTAYLSILEHGVLKGIEDPEVMQYALVVSYVNGAGALLRTFSSDRKEAIDEINGMDKDEFVEHVAKNHPAPQAPRYIWKVQKAMDAM, from the coding sequence GTGAAATTGAGATGGTTTGCTTTTTTGATTGTGCTGCTGGCTGGCTGTAGTTCAAAACATGATTATCAAAACCCGCCCTGGAACCCGGAAGTGCCGGTGAAACGGGCTATGCAGTGGATGCCAATCAGTGAACAAGCCGGGAAGGCCTGGGGCGTGAGCCCGCGTCTGATCACCGCGATTATTGCGGTGGAGTCCGGCGGTAATCCTACGCTCGTCAGCAAATCCAACGCGGTGGGACTGATGCAGCTTAAGGCTTCAACGGCGGGGAGAGAGGTCTACCGCTACATGGGCTGGAGCGGACAGCCGTCGACCAGCGAGCTGAAGAACCCGGAACGCAACATTTCCATGGGTACCGCGTATCTGAGCATTCTGGAACATGGCGTGCTGAAGGGCATCGAGGATCCGGAAGTGATGCAATACGCGCTGGTGGTCTCATACGTGAACGGTGCAGGGGCGCTGCTCAGAACTTTCTCCTCTGACCGTAAAGAGGCGATAGACGAGATCAACGGCATGGACAAAGATGAGTTCGTCGAGCATGTCGCGAAGAATCATCCGGCACCACAGGCGCCTCGTTATATCTGGAAAGTACAGAAAGCGATGGATGCCATGTAA
- the dadX gene encoding catabolic alanine racemase DadX, with protein MSRPVLAQLDLQALKENLQIVRRAAPGSRVWSVVKANAYGHGIDRIWSALSATDGFALLNLEEAILLRERGWKGPILLLEGFFHPEDLPLLDKYRLTTSIHSNWQIKAIQDAKLHAPLDIYLKVNSGMNRLGFQPERVHTVWQQLRALKNVGEMTLMAHFADAEKPDGIADAMVRIEQAAEGLDCPRSLSNSAATLWHPEAHYNWVRPGIVLYGASPSGQWQDIANSGLKPVMSLRSEIIGVQTLKAGDTVGYGSRYRAQGEQRIGIVAGGYADGYPRIAPTGTPVWVDCVRTGTVGTVSMDMLAVDLTPCPQAGIGSPVELWGNEVKIDDVAAAAGTVGYELMCALAPRVPVVTV; from the coding sequence ATGTCCCGTCCTGTTCTGGCTCAGCTGGATCTGCAGGCCCTGAAGGAAAACCTGCAAATTGTTCGCCGGGCAGCACCTGGTTCGCGCGTCTGGTCGGTAGTCAAAGCGAATGCCTACGGCCACGGTATTGACCGTATCTGGAGCGCGCTCAGCGCCACCGACGGTTTTGCGTTGCTCAATCTGGAAGAGGCTATCCTGCTGCGCGAACGCGGCTGGAAAGGGCCGATTTTGCTGCTGGAAGGGTTCTTCCACCCCGAGGATCTGCCGTTGCTGGATAAGTATCGTCTGACCACCAGCATTCACAGCAACTGGCAGATTAAAGCGATTCAGGATGCAAAACTCCACGCGCCGCTGGATATCTATCTCAAGGTAAACAGCGGCATGAACCGTCTGGGCTTTCAGCCTGAGCGGGTACATACGGTCTGGCAACAGCTGCGCGCCCTGAAAAATGTGGGCGAAATGACGCTGATGGCGCACTTTGCCGATGCGGAAAAACCGGACGGCATTGCCGATGCCATGGTCCGCATTGAGCAGGCGGCAGAAGGGCTGGACTGTCCGCGCTCGCTGTCGAACTCTGCGGCGACGCTTTGGCATCCCGAAGCGCATTATAACTGGGTGCGTCCGGGGATCGTTCTGTATGGTGCATCCCCGTCCGGTCAATGGCAGGATATCGCCAACAGCGGCCTGAAGCCGGTGATGTCCCTGCGCAGTGAGATTATCGGCGTGCAGACGCTGAAGGCGGGCGACACGGTGGGCTATGGCAGCCGCTACCGGGCGCAGGGCGAACAGCGAATTGGTATTGTGGCAGGCGGGTATGCCGACGGCTATCCGCGCATCGCGCCAACCGGTACGCCTGTCTGGGTGGACTGCGTCCGTACGGGCACGGTGGGGACCGTGTCAATGGATATGCTGGCGGTTGACCTCACGCCGTGTCCGCAGGCGGGCATCGGTTCACCGGTTGAGCTGTGGGGCAATGAAGTCAAAATTGATGACGTGGCCGCGGCGGCGGGAACGGTGGGGTATGAATTGATGTGCGCCCTGGCGCCGAGAGTGCCAGTTGTGACGGTGTAA